The following coding sequences lie in one Microvirga sp. 17 mud 1-3 genomic window:
- the rfbB gene encoding dTDP-glucose 4,6-dehydratase, with amino-acid sequence MKRFVVTGGAGFIGSAVVRMLLRETPHEVLVIDKLTYAGNLDSLEPVANNPRYRFERADIADLDRMRNLIESYRPDVVMHLAAESHVDRSIDGPGEFIKTNIVGTYALLQAVLGYWRALPGAQRDAFRFHHVSTDEVFGSLREDGLFHEEYPYGPTSPYSASKAASDHLVRAWQCTYGLPTIVTNCSNNYGPYHFPEKLIPLTILNALEGKSLPVYGRGENVRDWLFVDDHARALILAAERASPGETYMIGGYNERKNIDVVRAICDLVDELAPSREIGPRNRLITFVVDRPGHDQRYAIDASKIERDLGWRPDETFESGLRRTVQWYLDNRRWWERVRSGVYQGERLGIVA; translated from the coding sequence ATGAAGCGATTTGTTGTTACGGGTGGCGCAGGCTTCATCGGATCCGCTGTCGTACGAATGCTCTTGCGCGAAACGCCGCACGAGGTGCTGGTCATCGACAAGCTGACCTATGCGGGCAATCTGGATTCTCTGGAGCCGGTCGCCAACAATCCGAGATATCGGTTCGAGCGGGCCGATATCGCAGACCTCGATCGGATGCGGAATTTGATCGAAAGCTACCGGCCCGACGTCGTCATGCATCTGGCTGCCGAGAGCCATGTGGACCGGTCTATCGATGGTCCGGGCGAGTTCATCAAAACCAATATTGTAGGAACATATGCCTTACTCCAGGCCGTTCTAGGCTATTGGCGCGCGCTACCAGGGGCACAGCGAGACGCATTCCGCTTCCATCATGTTTCCACGGACGAGGTCTTTGGCTCCCTTAGAGAGGACGGTCTCTTCCATGAGGAATATCCCTATGGGCCGACCTCTCCCTATTCGGCCTCAAAGGCGGCATCCGACCATCTGGTGCGGGCTTGGCAATGCACCTACGGCTTGCCGACGATCGTTACTAACTGCTCCAACAATTACGGCCCCTACCATTTCCCCGAGAAGCTCATCCCGCTGACCATTCTGAATGCCCTGGAGGGCAAATCCCTTCCGGTTTACGGACGGGGCGAGAATGTGCGCGACTGGCTTTTCGTTGACGATCACGCCCGTGCGCTGATTCTTGCTGCCGAGCGCGCGTCTCCTGGCGAGACCTACATGATCGGGGGATATAACGAGCGAAAGAACATCGATGTGGTGCGCGCCATTTGCGATCTGGTCGACGAGCTGGCTCCGAGCCGGGAAATTGGTCCACGCAACCGACTGATCACCTTCGTGGTTGATCGCCCTGGTCATGACCAGCGTTATGCGATCGATGCTTCCAAGATCGAGCGCGATCTCGGCTGGCGCCCGGATGAGACCTTCGAGTCCGGCCTGCGCCGCACGGTCCAATGGTATTTGGACAATCGCAGATGGTGGGAGCGCGTGCGCTCAGGAGTCTATCAAGGTGAGCGGCTGGGCATCGTAGCTTGA
- the rfbC gene encoding dTDP-4-dehydrorhamnose 3,5-epimerase — protein MELPGVKLVRTQIFGDARGYFTETYNRQAFAAAGIGDEFIQDNFSLSVAAGTVRGLHFQTAPFGQAKLVRVGRGRILDVAVDLRRASPTFGRHVAIELSAEDCLQVYIPLGFAHGFCTLAPDTEVIYKVTAPYSAAHDRGLAWNDPALGIDWPVTLEHAVLSDKDARNPRLSELFADSP, from the coding sequence ATGGAGCTTCCGGGCGTGAAGCTGGTCCGAACGCAGATCTTCGGCGACGCGAGAGGCTATTTCACCGAGACCTACAACCGCCAGGCATTTGCCGCCGCGGGCATAGGGGACGAGTTCATTCAGGATAACTTTTCGCTCTCGGTCGCGGCCGGTACGGTCCGCGGACTACATTTCCAAACTGCGCCATTCGGACAAGCCAAACTTGTTCGGGTCGGGCGCGGTCGTATCCTTGATGTCGCAGTCGATTTGAGGCGTGCTTCGCCTACGTTTGGCCGGCATGTGGCTATCGAGCTCTCCGCTGAGGACTGCCTACAGGTGTATATCCCACTTGGGTTTGCACATGGCTTTTGCACTCTCGCGCCCGACACCGAGGTCATCTACAAGGTAACCGCGCCGTACTCTGCCGCACACGACCGGGGCCTTGCCTGGAACGATCCTGCGCTCGGCATCGATTGGCCGGTCACGCTGGAGCATGCCGTTCTGTCCGACAAGG
- a CDS encoding DegT/DnrJ/EryC1/StrS aminotransferase family protein — protein sequence MSDPIAFIDLLAQRARIGAAMDEAILRVVNHGGYIMGPEVATLEADLSAFCGAKHSISCANGTDALAMVLMAKGVKAGDAILCPSFTFAATAEVVAWVGATPIFVDVHEDTFNLDMASLEAGLKTARSLKLNPVGVVPVDLFGLPADYAPIEAFCAREGLWLMCDAAQSFGASYKGRKVGVIGDATTTSFFPAKPLGCYGDGGAIFTNDDELATVLRSIRVHGQGTEKYDNVRIGVNGRLDTMQAAVLIEKLKIFPSEIEARNRVAQYYNEHLRDVAIVPEVPEGYTSVWAQYTLRMGRFDRERFQADLKAAGVPTAVYYPKPLHQQTAYKGYPVAGNGLPVSERLAQEVVSLPMHPYLTPAVQDRIIAAVKTALANQHKNAAE from the coding sequence ATGTCGGACCCGATTGCGTTCATTGACCTGTTGGCCCAGCGTGCGCGGATCGGCGCCGCCATGGACGAGGCCATCCTGCGCGTGGTCAACCACGGCGGCTACATCATGGGCCCGGAGGTGGCGACGCTGGAGGCGGATCTGTCGGCGTTCTGCGGCGCCAAGCATTCGATCTCGTGCGCCAACGGCACCGATGCGCTGGCGATGGTGCTGATGGCCAAGGGCGTGAAGGCGGGCGATGCCATTCTGTGCCCGAGCTTTACCTTTGCGGCGACGGCCGAGGTGGTGGCCTGGGTCGGCGCGACGCCGATCTTCGTGGACGTGCACGAGGACACCTTCAACCTGGACATGGCGAGCCTGGAGGCGGGGCTGAAGACGGCCCGGTCGCTCAAGCTCAACCCGGTCGGGGTGGTGCCGGTGGACCTGTTCGGCCTGCCGGCCGATTATGCGCCGATCGAGGCGTTCTGCGCCCGTGAGGGCCTGTGGCTGATGTGCGACGCGGCGCAGAGCTTCGGCGCCTCCTACAAGGGCCGCAAGGTCGGCGTGATCGGCGATGCGACGACCACGAGCTTCTTCCCGGCGAAGCCCTTGGGCTGCTACGGCGACGGTGGCGCGATCTTCACCAACGACGACGAGCTGGCCACGGTTCTGCGCTCGATCCGGGTGCACGGGCAGGGGACGGAGAAGTACGACAACGTGCGCATCGGCGTGAACGGCCGCCTCGATACGATGCAGGCGGCGGTGCTGATCGAGAAGCTGAAGATCTTCCCGAGCGAGATCGAGGCACGCAACCGAGTGGCGCAGTACTACAACGAGCATCTGCGCGACGTGGCGATCGTGCCGGAGGTGCCGGAAGGGTACACCTCGGTGTGGGCGCAGTACACGCTGCGGATGGGCCGCTTTGACCGCGAGCGGTTCCAGGCGGACCTGAAGGCGGCCGGGGTTCCGACGGCGGTGTATTACCCGAAGCCGCTGCACCAGCAGACGGCGTACAAGGGCTATCCTGTGGCGGGCAACGGTCTGCCGGTGTCGGAGCGCCTGGCGCAGGAGGTGGTGAGCCTGCCGATGCACCCCTATCTGACGCCGGCCGTGCAGGACCGCATTATCGCAGCCGTCAAAACCGCCCTCGCAAACCAACACAAAAACGCCGCAGAATAA
- a CDS encoding Gfo/Idh/MocA family oxidoreductase — MASDVRVAVVGCGYWGKNLVRNFAEIGALEALVDAHQPTVEALIAKHGGRSLDFEAALADPGIDAVAIAAPAALHYRLAKQALEAGKHVFVEKPLALEVEEAKELCALAERLDRRLMVGHLLQYHPIFLELKRLVREGKLGRLQYVYSNRLNLGKIRREEDILWSFAPHDLSMILSLIGSEPEKVEAVGGYYLHDAIADVTTTHLAFPGGERAHVFVSWLHPFKEQKLVVVGSDAMAVFDDGEAWERKLLLYPHKVEWKDAMPVPVKADAVPVTVPQDEPLKQECLHFIDCVRTGATPRTDGREGLRVLSVLSRAAASLRRARGGDGAEPTAAKAAAPAAPRVAKDYPGVTIHETAYVDAGVEIGAGSKIWHFSHILGNVRLGKNVNVGQNVVIGPKVTVGDNVKIQNNVSVYEGVTLEDGVFCGPSCVFTNVNNPRSEIARKSEYRPTLVRRGASIGANATIVCGHTLGEYSFIAAGAVVAKDVPAFALMAGVPARRIGWMSHAGAKLGPDLVCPETGRRYRETGPHTLEEIA; from the coding sequence ATGGCGAGCGATGTGCGGGTGGCAGTGGTCGGGTGCGGCTACTGGGGCAAGAACCTGGTGCGCAACTTCGCCGAGATCGGGGCGCTGGAGGCCCTGGTCGACGCCCACCAGCCGACCGTCGAGGCGCTGATCGCCAAGCATGGCGGGCGCTCTTTGGACTTCGAGGCGGCGCTGGCCGATCCGGGCATCGATGCGGTGGCGATCGCGGCGCCGGCGGCGCTGCATTACCGGCTCGCCAAGCAGGCGCTGGAGGCCGGCAAGCACGTCTTCGTCGAGAAGCCGCTGGCGCTCGAGGTGGAGGAGGCCAAGGAGCTGTGCGCGCTGGCCGAGCGGCTCGACCGCCGGCTCATGGTCGGCCACCTGCTGCAGTACCACCCGATCTTCCTCGAACTGAAGCGGCTGGTGCGCGAGGGCAAGCTCGGGCGGCTGCAATACGTCTATTCGAACCGGCTCAATCTCGGGAAGATCCGCCGCGAGGAGGACATCCTGTGGTCGTTTGCGCCGCACGACCTGTCGATGATCCTGTCGCTGATCGGCAGCGAGCCCGAGAAGGTGGAGGCGGTCGGCGGCTATTACCTGCATGACGCCATCGCGGACGTGACGACGACGCATCTGGCCTTCCCGGGCGGGGAGCGGGCGCATGTGTTCGTGTCGTGGCTGCACCCGTTCAAGGAGCAGAAGCTGGTGGTGGTCGGTTCCGACGCCATGGCGGTGTTCGACGACGGCGAGGCCTGGGAGCGCAAGCTACTGCTTTACCCGCACAAGGTGGAGTGGAAGGACGCCATGCCGGTGCCCGTGAAGGCGGACGCGGTGCCGGTCACGGTGCCGCAGGACGAGCCCTTGAAGCAGGAATGCCTGCACTTCATCGATTGCGTGCGCACCGGCGCAACCCCGCGCACGGACGGGCGCGAGGGCCTGCGGGTGCTCTCGGTGCTGTCGCGGGCGGCCGCTTCCCTGCGCCGGGCGCGGGGCGGCGACGGTGCCGAGCCGACGGCCGCGAAGGCGGCAGCGCCTGCCGCGCCGCGGGTGGCCAAGGATTATCCGGGCGTGACGATCCATGAGACGGCTTATGTGGATGCCGGCGTCGAGATCGGCGCGGGCTCGAAGATCTGGCACTTCAGCCACATTCTCGGCAACGTGCGGCTGGGGAAGAACGTCAATGTCGGCCAGAACGTGGTGATCGGCCCGAAGGTGACGGTGGGCGACAACGTGAAGATCCAGAACAACGTCTCGGTCTATGAGGGCGTGACCCTGGAGGACGGGGTGTTCTGCGGTCCGTCCTGCGTGTTCACCAACGTGAACAACCCGCGCTCCGAGATTGCGCGCAAGTCCGAGTACCGGCCGACCCTGGTCCGGCGCGGCGCCTCGATCGGCGCCAATGCGACGATCGTGTGCGGCCATACCCTTGGGGAATATTCGTTCATTGCGGCAGGCGCGGTGGTGGCCAAGGACGTGCCGGCCTTTGCGCTGATGGCCGGGGTTCCGGCCCGGCGCATCGGCTGGATGAGCCATGCGGGGGCCAAGCTCGGCCCTGATCTCGTCTGCCCCGAAACCGGCCGCCGCTACCGCGAGACCGGCCCCCATACCCTTGAGGAGATTGCCTGA
- the wecB gene encoding non-hydrolyzing UDP-N-acetylglucosamine 2-epimerase, which yields MRLTVLTVVGARPQFIKASPVSHALLAHGGFSEILVHTGQHFDAAMSDVFFDELDIPPPKHNLEVNSLGHGAMTGRMLEKLEEVMIAEKPDWVLIYGDTNSTVAGALAAAKLHIPVAHVEAGLRSFNRRMPEEINRVVADHLSALLFCPTRTAVDNLRTEGITKGVHAVGDVMYDVTLAAVERARGRSRILETHGLAPKTYAVATIHRAENTDDPARFARVMDWLSQRARETPIVMPVHPRTRKLMEKSGLTPEGVRLIDPLGYLDMAWLTHNCAAVFTDSGGLQKEAYFHRVPCVTLRDETEWVETLEAGWNRLWTSEGYQPRAEIADYGSGQSSRKIAEALMKI from the coding sequence ATGCGACTTACAGTTCTGACGGTTGTTGGTGCGCGGCCGCAATTCATCAAGGCGTCTCCGGTGAGCCATGCGCTTCTCGCCCATGGCGGCTTTTCCGAGATCCTGGTCCATACCGGCCAGCATTTCGATGCCGCCATGTCGGACGTGTTCTTCGACGAGCTCGACATCCCCCCGCCCAAGCACAACCTCGAGGTCAACAGCCTCGGCCACGGTGCCATGACCGGCCGGATGCTCGAAAAGCTCGAAGAGGTGATGATTGCCGAAAAGCCCGACTGGGTGCTGATCTACGGCGACACCAACTCCACCGTGGCCGGCGCGCTCGCGGCCGCCAAGCTGCACATTCCGGTCGCCCATGTGGAGGCGGGCCTGCGCTCCTTCAACCGGCGCATGCCCGAGGAGATCAACCGGGTCGTGGCCGACCATCTGAGTGCCCTGCTGTTCTGCCCGACCCGCACCGCCGTCGACAACCTCCGGACGGAAGGCATCACCAAGGGCGTGCATGCGGTAGGCGACGTCATGTACGACGTGACCCTGGCGGCGGTGGAGCGGGCGCGGGGCCGCTCGCGCATTCTGGAGACCCATGGCCTGGCGCCGAAGACCTATGCGGTCGCGACCATCCACCGAGCCGAGAACACCGACGATCCGGCGCGCTTTGCCCGGGTGATGGACTGGCTCTCGCAGCGGGCGCGCGAGACCCCGATCGTGATGCCGGTGCATCCGCGCACGCGCAAGCTCATGGAGAAGAGCGGCCTGACGCCGGAGGGCGTGCGCCTGATCGATCCGCTTGGCTATCTCGACATGGCCTGGCTGACGCACAATTGCGCGGCGGTGTTCACGGATTCGGGCGGGCTTCAGAAGGAGGCCTATTTCCACCGGGTGCCGTGCGTGACGCTGCGCGACGAGACGGAATGGGTCGAGACGCTCGAAGCGGGCTGGAACCGCCTGTGGACCAGCGAGGGCTACCAGCCTCGGGCTGAGATCGCCGATTACGGATCAGGCCAAAGCAGCCGCAAGATTGCTGAAGCCCTCATGAAAATTTAG
- a CDS encoding nucleotide sugar dehydrogenase: MDSNRAVKTEAAAVDVAGLIANVKARKARIGIVGLGYVGIPLALTAAKAGFTVLGFDIDAPRVDQLNRGESFIKHIPAELIGAAVREGKFEATADFERLSEPDAILIAVPTPLTKHREPDLSYVENTARAIAPRLRRGQLVVLESTTYPGTTDEVIRPIFEATGLKSGQDFFLAFSPEREDPGNPDFGTSTIPKVVGGDGPEALALAEALYGQLIVKTVPVSSAATAEAVKLTENIFRAVNIALVNELKVVYAAMGIDVWEVIDAAKTKPFGFMPFYPGPGLGGHCIPIDPFYLTWKAREYDIATRFIELAGQINTRMPYYVVNKLAEAVDRNGKAFAGSKILMLGIAYKKNVDDMRESPSLKLIELMEARGAHVDYHDPFIPVIPPTREHAALAGRRSVALDAQTLAGYDAVLIATDHDAVDYRLVVEAAKVVVDTRNACARAGIAEGRVIKA; this comes from the coding sequence ATGGATTCAAATCGCGCGGTGAAGACCGAGGCGGCGGCCGTGGACGTGGCTGGCCTGATCGCGAACGTCAAGGCCCGCAAGGCCCGCATCGGCATCGTCGGCCTGGGCTATGTCGGCATCCCGCTGGCGCTGACGGCCGCCAAGGCCGGATTTACGGTCCTCGGCTTCGACATCGATGCTCCCCGCGTCGACCAGCTCAACCGCGGCGAGAGCTTCATCAAGCACATCCCGGCCGAGCTGATCGGCGCCGCCGTGCGCGAGGGCAAGTTCGAGGCCACGGCCGACTTCGAACGTCTGTCCGAGCCCGATGCCATCCTCATCGCGGTGCCCACCCCCCTGACCAAGCATCGCGAGCCGGATCTCTCCTATGTGGAGAACACCGCCCGCGCCATCGCGCCGCGCCTGCGCCGGGGCCAGCTGGTGGTGCTGGAATCCACCACCTATCCGGGCACCACCGACGAGGTCATCCGGCCGATCTTCGAGGCCACCGGCCTCAAGAGCGGCCAGGACTTCTTCCTGGCCTTCTCGCCGGAGCGCGAGGACCCGGGCAATCCGGACTTCGGCACCTCGACCATCCCGAAGGTGGTCGGCGGCGACGGGCCCGAGGCGCTCGCATTGGCCGAGGCGCTCTACGGCCAGCTCATCGTCAAGACCGTGCCGGTCTCCTCCGCCGCGACCGCCGAGGCCGTCAAGCTGACCGAGAACATCTTCCGGGCGGTCAACATCGCCCTCGTGAACGAGCTCAAGGTGGTCTATGCGGCCATGGGCATCGACGTGTGGGAAGTGATCGACGCGGCCAAGACCAAGCCGTTCGGCTTCATGCCGTTTTATCCCGGCCCGGGCCTGGGCGGGCACTGCATCCCGATCGACCCGTTCTACCTGACCTGGAAGGCGCGCGAATACGACATCGCGACCCGCTTCATCGAGCTGGCCGGCCAGATCAACACCCGCATGCCCTATTACGTGGTCAACAAGCTCGCCGAGGCGGTCGACCGCAACGGCAAGGCCTTTGCGGGCTCGAAGATCCTGATGCTCGGCATCGCCTACAAGAAGAACGTGGACGACATGCGCGAGAGCCCCTCGCTCAAGCTCATCGAGCTGATGGAGGCCCGCGGCGCCCATGTGGACTATCACGACCCCTTCATCCCGGTGATTCCGCCGACCCGCGAGCATGCGGCGCTGGCCGGCCGCAGGTCCGTGGCGCTCGATGCGCAGACCCTGGCCGGCTACGACGCGGTGCTGATCGCCACCGACCACGATGCCGTCGACTACCGCCTGGTGGTCGAGGCCGCGAAGGTGGTGGTGGACACCCGCAACGCCTGCGCCCGCGCCGGCATTGCGGAGGGCCGGGTCATCAAGGCCTGA
- a CDS encoding VCBS repeat-containing protein, whose translation MSGFFSQAELNRIVVRDGAGNVIDFNSAALQRLYKLKGYAFIHKLGSGLKGLPTDYYKAAFSAIIAHELKPYGASTATDLKGLMQSSGLHCGNYSLLTRFIFDALAPNSKLDVAMVGWRGGPIASHQQVMVGVPGKDAFLLDPTAGLIIRTGGLNSIMAGEEIPPQHIASFRFRSELAEFNTKLLDTLEHGNFRAGQFVNWYEVTDYDPFYISQTSAPTPQRESFVKTSATGRYAIDSALARAKDVNVIIGAGKGDTLIGRAAGDRLKGGAGEDLVIGGSLASKGARFDDNDAAKRTSAFFTDSEIAAVVANAGAINDIYAARRGDFLATVGSRFSALSEDKIRLAFTSVFAYDAKPLGGGSASGLDSLLQAETLDDQSHSLLAWRLFNVLSPSSSADVAMVEWNGGATGHHSQLLISDKRGGLLVDPTVGHLALVDGYNSLTAGEAVGMSAQRSFAWRPESMDLRARVIDTLDKGTTRGGDLLAWYDSPEQVASYRDIHGKLHWGTPQDTAFWERGQALSSLGGHESRDVIDGGAGADVLIGDGVVRSKGIWAYIGTKSKPWTVGDFDGDGKDDILAADPLKGSPNQVYLSKNGFFVPSGSWTGYGSGPKDWLVGDFNGDGKDDLLASWSKTVTNVFLSNGAAFDFAGQWTGASSGSDGWIVGDFNGDGKSDVLRSSTSGATRVLLSNGSSLEDAGNWAKTGHGKNPWYVGDFNGDGKTDLMRYTSGKGAEVFLSTGSSFKYDGVWSQFGSDDRGWVVQDVDGDGKDDLMGNSWSTSAGSYVLRSNGNKFVGTSEWSAIGGGNDRYALGDFDGDGKGDLLKDRPSKSGVEMLQSIGFGQQDDDRFYLQKGQVQGDVIADFKGAGKEGGDELWLVGFGSSDEVSLTHSGDTWTVSNTSQGISESFRIVGVQHLSANDFFII comes from the coding sequence TTGTCGGGCTTTTTTTCACAGGCCGAATTGAACCGCATTGTTGTTCGAGACGGAGCGGGCAATGTCATTGATTTCAACAGTGCCGCCCTGCAGCGACTCTATAAGTTGAAGGGTTATGCCTTCATCCACAAGCTTGGATCAGGATTGAAGGGATTGCCTACCGATTATTACAAGGCGGCATTCAGCGCCATCATTGCGCATGAACTAAAGCCTTATGGAGCGAGTACGGCAACTGACCTAAAGGGGCTGATGCAATCGTCAGGCTTGCATTGCGGCAACTACTCCCTGCTAACCCGCTTCATCTTCGACGCGCTCGCACCGAATTCGAAGCTGGACGTTGCGATGGTAGGCTGGCGCGGCGGGCCTATCGCGTCTCATCAACAAGTCATGGTCGGGGTTCCTGGGAAGGATGCCTTTCTGCTCGATCCGACCGCAGGTCTCATCATCCGTACCGGCGGACTCAACTCGATTATGGCAGGCGAGGAGATTCCACCGCAGCACATTGCGTCCTTCCGGTTCCGGTCGGAATTGGCAGAATTCAACACGAAGCTTCTTGATACTCTCGAGCACGGCAATTTCCGTGCCGGTCAGTTTGTCAACTGGTATGAGGTCACGGATTACGATCCGTTCTATATCAGTCAGACATCTGCGCCGACGCCGCAGCGCGAGAGCTTTGTAAAGACGAGCGCTACGGGCCGATACGCAATCGACTCGGCCCTGGCGCGCGCAAAGGACGTCAATGTCATCATAGGGGCGGGTAAGGGCGACACGCTGATCGGACGCGCAGCTGGAGACCGCCTGAAGGGAGGCGCAGGAGAAGACCTAGTCATAGGGGGCTCTCTTGCGTCCAAAGGCGCACGGTTCGATGACAATGACGCGGCCAAGAGAACATCGGCTTTCTTCACCGACTCCGAAATCGCCGCCGTCGTCGCGAATGCAGGCGCGATCAATGACATTTATGCTGCGCGACGGGGAGATTTTCTTGCGACCGTTGGATCGCGCTTCAGTGCTTTGTCCGAGGACAAGATCCGCCTCGCTTTCACGTCCGTGTTCGCCTACGACGCGAAGCCCCTGGGAGGCGGAAGCGCCAGTGGCCTCGACTCTCTGCTGCAAGCCGAAACCTTGGACGATCAAAGCCATTCCTTACTGGCATGGCGTCTGTTCAACGTTCTTTCGCCCTCCTCAAGTGCCGATGTGGCGATGGTCGAATGGAATGGGGGTGCGACCGGTCACCATAGCCAATTGCTGATCTCTGATAAGCGGGGGGGCCTGCTCGTGGACCCAACCGTAGGCCATCTCGCCCTTGTTGATGGCTACAACTCTCTGACAGCCGGGGAGGCTGTAGGCATGAGCGCTCAGCGCTCATTCGCCTGGCGCCCGGAAAGCATGGATTTGCGTGCGAGAGTGATCGATACCCTAGATAAGGGAACGACGCGCGGCGGTGATCTCCTGGCCTGGTACGACAGTCCGGAGCAGGTGGCCAGCTATAGAGACATCCATGGCAAGCTCCATTGGGGAACGCCCCAGGACACAGCTTTTTGGGAGCGCGGACAGGCGCTGAGTTCGCTCGGAGGGCACGAATCGCGAGATGTCATCGACGGCGGTGCCGGAGCCGATGTCCTTATCGGCGATGGCGTCGTGCGGTCGAAAGGCATCTGGGCCTATATCGGCACAAAGTCGAAGCCTTGGACCGTCGGTGATTTCGACGGTGATGGCAAGGACGACATCCTTGCTGCCGATCCCCTCAAAGGATCTCCAAACCAAGTTTACCTCTCCAAGAACGGGTTTTTTGTTCCGAGCGGATCTTGGACCGGCTACGGTTCAGGTCCGAAGGACTGGCTTGTGGGCGACTTCAACGGCGACGGCAAGGATGACCTGCTTGCCTCATGGTCGAAAACCGTGACGAACGTGTTCCTGTCCAACGGTGCTGCCTTCGACTTTGCAGGTCAATGGACGGGCGCCAGCTCCGGGTCCGATGGCTGGATTGTCGGCGATTTCAACGGGGACGGAAAGTCCGACGTCCTGCGCTCATCCACGAGTGGGGCGACGCGTGTCCTCCTATCGAACGGGAGCTCTTTGGAAGACGCAGGCAACTGGGCGAAGACGGGCCATGGAAAGAACCCTTGGTACGTCGGCGATTTCAATGGAGACGGGAAGACGGATCTCATGCGCTATACGAGTGGCAAGGGAGCTGAGGTCTTCCTGTCGACTGGGAGCTCCTTCAAGTACGACGGCGTCTGGTCACAGTTCGGAAGCGACGATCGAGGATGGGTTGTCCAAGACGTAGATGGGGACGGGAAGGACGATCTTATGGGGAACAGTTGGAGCACGTCCGCTGGCTCCTATGTCCTCAGGAGCAATGGCAATAAGTTCGTTGGAACGTCTGAATGGTCAGCGATTGGAGGTGGAAATGACCGCTATGCACTCGGTGATTTCGACGGTGACGGCAAAGGCGATCTCCTGAAGGACCGGCCTAGCAAGAGCGGAGTCGAGATGCTGCAGTCTATAGGCTTTGGGCAGCAGGATGACGATCGCTTCTATCTGCAGAAGGGTCAAGTGCAGGGGGACGTCATCGCGGATTTCAAAGGAGCCGGGAAGGAGGGGGGAGACGAGTTATGGCTGGTCGGATTTGGCTCATCTGACGAAGTGAGCCTCACGCATTCTGGTGATACCTGGACTGTTTCGAACACATCTCAGGGAATTTCAGAGAGCTTTCGAATAGTAGGGGTCCAGCATCTTTCAGCGAACGATTTTTTTATAATCTGA